In Janibacter cremeus, a genomic segment contains:
- a CDS encoding PadR family transcriptional regulator, with the protein MTHDPQMLKGVLGLLLLSALAADDDYGYGLVVRLRGAGFDDLAEGTVYPRLTRLEQAGFLESYLRPSHSGPARKYYRITAAGRDDLDGRRSAWEHLQRAVRTATATTTAPGGPS; encoded by the coding sequence ATGACCCACGACCCGCAGATGCTCAAGGGGGTACTCGGGTTGCTGCTGCTCAGCGCCCTCGCTGCCGACGACGACTACGGATACGGACTCGTCGTGAGGTTGCGCGGCGCAGGCTTCGACGACCTCGCGGAGGGAACGGTCTACCCACGGTTGACCCGGCTCGAGCAGGCCGGCTTCCTCGAGTCCTACCTCCGCCCTAGCCACTCCGGACCGGCCCGCAAGTACTACCGGATCACCGCCGCTGGCCGGGACGACCTCGATGGCCGCCGTTCGGCCTGGGAGCACCTGCAGCGTGCCGTCCGGACGGCGACCGCCACCACCACCGCTCCAGGGGGACCATCATGA
- a CDS encoding glycerate kinase has protein sequence MHVLIAPDGFTGTLTATQAAQAIAAGWRRNAPDDLLTLVPLSDGGPGFLDVITASCPGQSSIVTVTGPRGGSVPAAVHVTVDEGGRRTAWVESAQAIGVHLLDASERDPGVTSTWGLGELLAAVLEQDVQRIVVGLGGSGTNDGGAGMLAALGAGPRDVLGGGGAGLIATRGGDLTGLAATRERFAGVEIIAATDVASPLLGLKGASAVFAERKGATPEQSQLLEGSLGHFVDQVRRVLPAGSDLLTGQERRLDREPGAGAAGGVGYGLMLLGAHRTSGVGTVLEAVGLAPLLAAADVVITGEGCLDHQSMVDTVVAGVAELAATYATPVVALAGRVVIGRREAMSLGLSGSYAVAERYGDVERSMADPVGTLSDRAARVATTWSPRR, from the coding sequence GTGCACGTGCTCATCGCGCCGGACGGCTTCACCGGCACCCTCACAGCGACCCAGGCGGCCCAGGCGATCGCGGCCGGGTGGCGCCGCAACGCACCCGACGACCTGCTGACCCTCGTCCCGCTCAGCGACGGTGGCCCCGGATTCCTCGACGTGATCACCGCGTCGTGCCCCGGCCAGTCCTCGATCGTGACCGTGACCGGGCCCCGCGGCGGGTCCGTCCCCGCCGCCGTACACGTCACCGTGGACGAAGGGGGCCGTCGCACCGCATGGGTGGAGTCGGCCCAGGCCATCGGCGTACATCTGCTGGATGCGTCCGAGCGCGACCCCGGCGTCACCTCTACCTGGGGTCTGGGTGAGCTGCTGGCAGCGGTCCTCGAGCAGGACGTGCAGCGGATCGTCGTCGGTCTCGGCGGGTCCGGGACCAACGACGGCGGTGCCGGGATGCTCGCCGCCCTGGGCGCAGGGCCGCGTGACGTCCTCGGTGGTGGGGGAGCAGGGCTGATCGCCACCCGTGGGGGGGACCTCACCGGGCTGGCGGCCACCCGCGAGCGCTTCGCGGGGGTGGAGATCATCGCTGCGACGGACGTGGCGTCGCCGCTGCTCGGCCTGAAGGGAGCCAGTGCCGTCTTCGCCGAGCGCAAGGGCGCCACGCCCGAGCAGTCACAGCTCCTCGAGGGCTCCCTGGGCCACTTCGTCGACCAGGTCCGTCGGGTCCTGCCCGCTGGCTCCGACCTGCTCACGGGGCAGGAGCGCAGACTCGACCGCGAGCCGGGCGCGGGTGCGGCCGGCGGCGTCGGCTATGGGCTGATGCTGCTGGGCGCCCACCGCACCAGTGGCGTCGGGACCGTCCTGGAGGCCGTGGGGCTGGCTCCCCTCCTGGCCGCTGCGGACGTCGTCATCACCGGGGAGGGCTGCCTGGACCACCAGAGCATGGTGGACACGGTCGTCGCCGGTGTCGCGGAGCTCGCGGCGACGTACGCGACACCCGTCGTGGCACTGGCCGGGCGGGTGGTCATCGGCCGGCGCGAGGCAATGTCCCTGGGACTGAGCGGCAGCTACGCGGTGGCCGAGCGGTACGGGGACGTCGAGCGGTCGATGGCCGACCCGGTCGGCACCCTCAGCGACCGCGCCGCACGGGTCGCCACGACGTGGTCACCCCGCCGTTGA
- a CDS encoding HesB/IscA family protein, producing the protein MSVQDTSSDVATDSHEVILTDVAAGKVKSLLEQEGRDDLRLRIGVQPGGCSGLIYQLYFDERSLDGDLVKDFDGVAVVVDRMSAPYLTGATIDFADTIEKQGFTIDNPNAGSSCACGDSFG; encoded by the coding sequence ATGAGCGTCCAGGACACTTCTTCCGACGTTGCCACCGACAGCCACGAGGTCATCCTCACCGATGTCGCTGCGGGCAAGGTCAAGTCGCTGCTCGAGCAGGAGGGGCGTGACGACCTCCGACTGCGCATCGGCGTCCAGCCCGGCGGCTGCTCCGGGCTGATCTACCAGCTCTACTTCGACGAGCGCTCCCTCGATGGTGACCTCGTCAAGGACTTCGACGGTGTCGCGGTCGTCGTCGACCGGATGAGCGCCCCGTACCTCACCGGCGCCACGATCGACTTCGCCGACACGATCGAGAAGCAGGGCTTCACGATCGACAACCCGAACGCCGGCAGTTCCTGCGCCTGCGGCGACAGCTTCGGCTGA
- the nadA gene encoding quinolinate synthase NadA: MPDVSETTQTRPAPLSLLVLGQGSDPHSERGVECPGDLPEPSDPDLVARARAAKEALGDRVFVLGHHYQRDEVIEFTDTTGDSFKLAKEAAARPDAPYIVFCGVHFMAESADILTSDEQTVVLPDLAAGCSMADMAALHQVEDCWDDLVEAGVAESTVPVTYMNSSAAIKAFTGRNGGTVCTSSNAERALTWAFDEVGGVEGEGKVLFLPDQHLGRNTWARDLGRDLDDCVVWNPHQPMGGLTLEEIRDARMILWRGHCSVHGRFTPEAVETSRREIPGVKVIVHPECRNEVVELADEVGSTEKIITAVSSAPAGTKWVIGTELNLVQRLAKEHPEQQISFLEKNVCYCSTMNRIDLPHLVWALESLVEGRVVNPIVVDENVADQARTALDRMLALP, translated from the coding sequence ATGCCTGACGTGAGCGAGACGACCCAGACCCGACCGGCACCCCTGTCGCTGCTCGTCCTCGGCCAGGGCAGCGACCCGCACTCCGAGCGAGGTGTCGAGTGCCCCGGTGACCTGCCGGAGCCCTCCGACCCCGACCTGGTCGCGCGTGCTCGCGCGGCCAAGGAGGCGCTGGGCGACCGCGTCTTCGTCCTCGGGCACCACTACCAGCGTGACGAGGTCATCGAGTTCACGGACACCACCGGTGACTCCTTCAAGCTGGCCAAGGAGGCAGCCGCTCGGCCGGACGCGCCGTACATCGTCTTCTGCGGCGTGCACTTCATGGCCGAGTCCGCCGACATCCTCACCAGCGACGAGCAGACGGTGGTGCTGCCCGACCTGGCAGCGGGCTGCTCCATGGCCGACATGGCCGCCCTGCACCAGGTCGAGGACTGCTGGGACGACCTCGTCGAGGCCGGCGTGGCGGAGTCGACTGTCCCGGTGACGTACATGAACTCCTCCGCGGCCATCAAGGCCTTCACCGGCCGCAACGGCGGCACCGTGTGCACCAGTTCCAACGCCGAGCGCGCCCTGACGTGGGCCTTCGACGAGGTCGGCGGCGTCGAGGGCGAGGGCAAGGTCCTCTTCCTGCCGGACCAGCACCTCGGCCGCAACACGTGGGCCCGGGACCTCGGTCGCGACCTCGACGACTGCGTCGTGTGGAACCCGCACCAGCCGATGGGTGGCCTGACTCTCGAGGAGATCAGGGACGCGCGGATGATCCTGTGGCGCGGCCACTGCTCGGTCCACGGACGCTTCACCCCCGAGGCAGTCGAGACGTCGCGACGGGAGATCCCCGGCGTGAAGGTGATCGTCCATCCGGAGTGCCGCAACGAGGTCGTCGAGCTCGCGGACGAGGTCGGCTCCACGGAGAAGATCATCACGGCCGTCTCGTCCGCCCCTGCGGGGACGAAGTGGGTCATCGGCACCGAGCTCAACCTCGTGCAGCGTCTGGCGAAGGAGCACCCGGAGCAGCAGATCAGCTTCCTGGAGAAGAACGTCTGCTACTGCTCGACGATGAACCGGATCGACCTGCCGCACCTCGTGTGGGCGCTCGAGTCACTCGTCGAGGGCCGCGTGGTCAACCCGATCGTCGTCGACGAGAACGTCGCCGATCAGGCCCGCACGGCGCTGGACCGGATGCTCGCCCTGCCCTGA